From Sandaracinaceae bacterium:
GTGTCGGTCCGAGCTCTGCCTCCTTGATCGAGGGTGGGACTTCGAGCCGGATCTTGTGACCCTCCAAAGCTCTCGAAAGCCGCTCGACGACGGCCAAGACCGCCTTCCTGTCGAACGGCGCGATCTTCACTGGCGCCGACGCTGCAGCTTTGACTGACGGATGCGAGTGCGCGTCTTCCGCTGGCTGAGCGTGTTCCAGGTCGCCTCGCCTCGGCCTCGCCTCGGTTTGCGCGTCCTCATTCGATGCCGAAGGTGTTCCGGCAGGCCGTGTCGGCTCCTCGTCATGGACGGTGATGCCGCCCGGAGAAGAAATGGACGCAGCTGCACCACCTGTCGACTCGCTCGCGATCGGCTTGGGGTCCGGAGACACGTGACTCACCTTCGGCGCCAGCACCCCATGGACCGCAGGGACACTATCCACTGAGCCCGCGACCTCCGGGTCCGAACTGGCCTGCGTGGGCGCCTCACGTGCGGACGCAGGCAGCAGCTCCCTGCCGTAGATCCCCAGATTTGGAACGGTGTCGGTAGGCGCGTTGTAGAGGGTGTCCTGGTCCGATTCGTCAAACGCAAGCCAGCGCAGCGTCTGCGACGAAAGTTTGATGATGCGGACGCCATGGTCGCTTTCGATCGTTACGTCCTCGGGCGGCTGGTCGCTTTCCTTCGTCGACAGCAAGAAAACGTCCCCACACGCATGCGTTTCGCCAACGCCGATGGTGTAGTCGACGTCGTACTGACCCGAAGCGATCTTCGCGCTGAGGAGTCTAACGTCCAGCCGCTCGATTTGCTCCGAGTGGAGCTCGCTCATCGCGCGCACCTGCTCGATTCTCGATTTCAATAGAAACGCGAGCTGCTTATGACGGAAGGGCGCGTCACGGCGATCCGCATTGCCGGAAAGGTGCTTTGTCAGCAGATCATACGTCCCTTGAACCTGGGAGACAGCCTTTCTCTGCGTATCCTTCATATTGGCGTATGATCCAAACTTGACTTCGATGATACGACCATAGAGTTTAGCTCGTTCACTTTCTCGTGGTGGCGTCAAGTAGAGCACTAACAGGTCGTCGGAAATGGTGCGCGCTGCAGCCGCGTCGTCCTGATCCGCAAAGTCATTGTCATTGCTGAATCGCTTGAACAAACCATCCTTAAGAGGGAGATTCGCGGCCGGCGTCGCGCGAATGAGCTCCTCCAAAGACAGGTAGAGCGGGAGCACATCGTCACCGTAGCGCTCCTTGACGAACTGGGACTCGACCCGCGCCAACCATCGATACGCCAACGCGGCTCCGACGTTGCCCTTGAGTCGGTTGTTCCAGGACGCATTGCTCACGTTGCCCAGGATGAAGTCGAGGGCCCACGAACCGGAGAGGGAGTTGATGTCCGCGATGAGCCCATGCCCGCACCGTGCAGCGACTTCGTCCGTGGTGTCGAAATCGAGTCCCGAATAGCTCAACACCTTGCTGAGCTGTTCGATGTAGGGGCGCGCATTGCAGGTCACGGTTATCGTATCGTAACCAGGGGTATCCGGATCCTCCTGGTCACTATATTCGATGACCGTGACTCCCTCTTCATTCCGATCGGCTGACTGCTTCTGAAACTCCTGGAACAGATCGAGCCCTACCGTGCGGTCGAGGTGGACGACCCAATCACTATGCGAGTACATCGGCTTGAGTCGCTCTAGCGAGGGAAGCGGGGCTCCCCACGCCAACATCAACTCCGGGTCAACCGTCCCGCAGCGCTGTCCTCGTAAGAGCGCTTGGAGCATCGCAATCCCCGCGCGCACGGGATGGCTCTGCGAACCCAGCCATACGCCTCGCTCTGTTCGATGACGATCCCCATCCCGTCGCGTCTCGCGAAGCGGCGTCGCAAGGAGACCGTCCAGGAATGCCGCGTCCCATCCATCCGATATTTCGCGGTCCTTCGCATCCCCCCGATCGTCGTTTGCCATCCCCTGGTAAAAGCAGATATGTACGAAGTCAGCATCCGACTGCGGGCAGGGGTGATCCTTCTTGAGGTACGCCAACTTCTGCAGCAAGAGCTGACTCGGAAGGTGGTCCTTCGGGTCGTGGAGCGAGTCTGCAAAGAACCGGTCGAAAGCTCGTCCCGTATCACCTGGATGGTCGGAAAAGAGTAGCACTTCGATGCTTGGGATAAACTCTTCGATCTCCACCGTGCTGGCTTTGACCTCGTCCGCGAGATAGTCTCGTATTCCGTCGAGAAGGTGCTGGCCATCGCCAGCATTTATGAATCCGATTCGAAGCGTCCGTCGCGCATGCGCCAAATGCCGGTGCATCTGAAGATAGCGGCGGATCTTGTTGCGCACTACACGCGATAAGTATCCGAGTCCGCCGGTCTGATGAAAATCGGATTTGCGCAAGAATGACCAGTGAAACGGAGGGGAATCGGCGCGGATGAGCCGTTGCGCGTTGTCTCCGCCGACGTACCACTCATCGGTTGGACTTGGGCTTGCCAGCTGTAGAACCTCGGCCCGGTGGAGGTGCAATCCGTAGCGAGATCTCTGACTAGTCGACATGGCCCCGAACTCTTCAGAGATCAAAGACTGGAACTCCAGCATTGCCTTCAGCAGCCACGGATGTGTCGGCAGCACTGTGATGCTCCGGAATGATCCGTCCTCGTCTCGGTGTTCGAGGGCATCCAAGTGTAGTAACTCGGCATGCCGCCGAGTGAACGCGACTCTCCCGTTCGTACTGGCGCGAAAGCATTCGACCCAGGACTCTGCGTAATCGTCGATGAGCTTCCGATGCACTTCCAGGTCCACCAGCATCAAGGGAATCGCCAACCCGATGTCTCCCGGGTTTGTGTATCGAACGCGCATGGCTGCCGCGAACAAGGCGTCGAAGAGCTGGCGACGAAGCTCGAGGAAGCGGGACGTCGGTTCCAGCTCCTCGAAATCGACGTGTTCCCAGTCAGCCCCGTCACCCCGTTGCTTCCGAAGCAGTCGCGTGGCCGGCGCTTGCAGCAGAATCGCGACCGCTTCTTCCTCGTTGCGTTCGTTTGACCTGGTTAGTCGGATCTGGGCCTTGTCGGCCAGCGTCACCACCCATTCCTCGTCACGTACCTTGACGCTCGTGACCACACCGAGGTACCGCTGTGTTGACTGGAGTGCGGTCGTCAGGCGTTGTCGCGAGTCGACGTTTAGCCGATGGTAGGGCGCCGCTTCGAGAAACGGGTACGCAGAGCTCTGGTCTGCCGATTCGGGGCTTCCGTCCGGGTCAGGCCAAAAGACACGAGGCTGCAGCCGGCCTCCGTCCAGCTTCAGACGCGAGATGAGGTCCTCTCCCTCGAGGTCGTCTTCGTCGAACGTGGATTCGGAGCTCTGCGCTGGCTTCGGATGCGTCTCGACCGAACGGGTACCGTCTCGACGAAAGACCTCAAAGGACGCCTGAACATCGGATGCCACCCATCCCTGGCTTTTGAGATCCAGGCGCCCATCGACCTCCACAGCGACGCTTTCGTCGTTGGGATAGACGACGACCCAGAGATGGTCGATATCGCGCCCATAAGACCTCGGCCCCCCTGAGACGATGAGACGATAAACGGTGAACTCAGCTACGTCAGGGATTTCGACTTCGACGGTCCCCCGCTCCTGGCGCGTCTTGACCGCCCCCGGGAGACCCTTGGGACCACCGCGTCGTGGGTCGACGCCGACGAGGTGAACCGTCTCCTTGCCTTGAAGCGGGCGCGTCAGGCTCAGGGTTAGTGTGCTCGAGCTTGATTGAGCGAGGCAGACGATAGGCCTGGACTCAGTTTCTATGAGATGCCAGTGTCGATCGTCGCGAATCGCTATAGTCTTGGTCTCGAACTGTATCTTCGACTTTTTCTCTTCGCTCTCCCGAAACCCGACATCAGCGAAATTGACTTCGGTAAGTCCGCTGTTCCCCGCGCGGTCTAGCGTCTTGACCGTCTGGTCGTCGAACTGCTGCTTCAGCCTTTCCTTGGCGTCCTCCAGAGGGTTCGCGTGGAGTGCCGCAACCGTCTCGTAGCAATCCGCATTCTCTTCGAGGCGACTCGCCGACTTCCTCCCCGCCTTGTCCCAGTCAGGACTGCTGTCGGCGAAAAATGAACCCAGTTCCGGCAGAGCTTGACCCCCCTCATCTCTGGGGAGTTGTTCGAGCCTATCCAGAAAGCGGCTCAGCTTCCCAATGGTTTCCGGCAACGAACTCCGCGCTGTGTCTTCCCTCCGAAGGAAAGGCTCGAGGACGCCAGCTTGTGACGCCGACAGCTCGCGGCCCCGCTTCGTCCAGAGAGCCTCACAAAGCGCGCGACGGGTGATGAGGCCCCGATCGACAGCCGAGTCGCTGGCGCTTCGCTGCGTCTCGTTGCCTTCGCTGGTAATCGTCACCAGGACTCGCGGTCGAGCGCCCATTCCGGACGCGAAGTGGTCTCGCAGGGCGCTGGCGAAGCCATCCGTCCCCTGGTTGGCATCTGGATCCACAGTGCCTTTCGCCCGCTCGAGGACGGGCAGCAGGTCGACGTAGGCGCCCGGCAGCGCCTTGAGTCGGTAGGACGCTTGCCGAGCCGCGAGCTCGATTGTTCGCGTGGCTTCGGTCATGAGCGCGCGGTGGAGTGCGTTTCGCTCCGCTTCCGACAAGTAGTCGATGACCACCTTGGTGCTAGCGGCCACTTCGTGGTCCAGATGACGCTTGAGCAGGTCCGCAGCGAGCGTACCAAAGAGCTTCTCACTCATGCCCGGTCCTCTCGGTGCCGCTGCAACAACATGCTGCGGACGTAGCTTGCGGTTCCGGCATCACTGAACCTCTCGAAGAGCCCCATGGCCTTCAGCCGGTCCAGGACCCCTTCGCGCTCTTCCGCCTCGAGACCGATGCCGTACCCCTCCAGCTCTGACCAGAAGCGGTGGACAGGTAGCTTCTGCCGCCCTGGTTCGATCGTGGTGATAAGCAGCAGCGGGAGAAGGCCTGCGCCGATCTCGAAGTAGGCCCCGACTCCTCGACGAATCTGGAGCAGGTCCGAGCCTCTCGCGCTCAACAACAAACGTAGGACCTGAGCGCCCTGTTTCCAGGCACGCGTTGTGGACGAAGATGGTGACGACTCTCGATCGTAGCGGTGATAGAGCCGCTTGAGGGCGTGTCCCCCCGACTGCGCACTGCGCACCTCTTCCAGCGACCTATCACGCGAAGTCCCGGCGACCTGGTTTAGGACGAAACGAACCGCGAGAGCTTGCATGCCCCGATCCATGAATCGGCGAAAGCCCTCGTCTTCGTGGATGCGGCGCACGACCTCCGATGGGAGTCGAGTCACGTTCTCGGCCGACGACGAGTCGTATCTGTCAGCATTCATCAGGTAGTCGCGTGCCAGCTCGCGAATTCGGTTCAGAAGGAGGAGCGTGTAGTGGAGCTTCACGAGCTCGAGCTCCGCGTCGCGATAGGCTTGATATGGTCGCGACTTGGAACCGACGGATCGCCAGACGCCTCCCGCCGGAGCTTGCGCCCAGAGGCTGCCCTCGAACCGATACTTGAAATGGTCTCCTTGCTCCATGCGAGCCACGTCCGCGACGGAGACGGATCCTGGCGATGCAAGCTCCTGCAGAATGGCGTCCACTGAGGGGTTGAGGACGGCGGCCAAGCGCGACTGGTACAAGCCCAGATGTAGGGCCAACAAGCGGTTCACGTATTGAAAGAACTCCGCGTGCCCCAGGCCGGCGTCGAGCAGTCGTCCAATATCGCGCCGAAGCAGCCGACCCGCCTTCGGGAGGAATGGCGTCACCGGCGGACCATCGGGCGGCACGAACGAGTGATGCTCGTCCGCTGACCAATCGGGCTGAAGCCGCTGTAAGACGGTCTGCTGGGCCAGGTCAAGGGCAGCGATAGGCGCGCGAAAGTACTCGAGAAACCGTTTGAGAAGCTCGACATCGAGTGTCCCCCCGTCATCCCGCATGAGGAGGAGGAACGTACGGTCCGTGAACGATCGGCTTTTGATCGGCCGCGACACCGCTTTGGTGGCGAGAACGTGGAAGGCGACCGGTATGCTTGCCTTCCCTTTGGTTTCGAAGAGGAAGAGCGGGCGAAGCGGAGCGAGCTCGCCGTGGGGAGCGAGGGCATCGCTGAGGGTCTCGTCCGCCTGTTGCAGATCCGTCAGATTGTAGATGATCTGGTTCGGCGTCTTCTCGGGCGCGTCAGCGTTCGGCGAGTCCGGCAGGATGTCGTCCAGCACGCGGCGCTGCCAGTCGTTGCGGCGCCGAGTTCGCCCTGCGGGAAGAGTGCAGTCCACTCCATCGATCGAGAGCGTCTCGCGTTCGGCAATGTCTTCAGTGGCGAGAACGGTGTCGATCCATACTGCGTCCACAGCCATCAGATTTCCTCCGGGGTGAGACTGGCAGAACCAAAGGCGTCACGGGCGAGGCGATAGAGTTCGTAGGCGCCGTCCCGCTGTTCGAGAACGAAGAGAGTCTGGTCACCGCCGCGCGTTTCTGCGGCGACCGCGTTTCCAAGGTGCTCGCCCAGGAAGATCAACGCCTCGAACTGGGCCAGGTCGCGCCTCGACGGTTGCCGACCCTCACCCACTTGTTCTAGGAATTCGTAGAGAGCCAAGTCGACCACCAGTCGGTGTCCCCCCACATCCAGGATAAGCGTCTTGGGACGGTATCGGAGCGCCTGCATCAGCTCTGGCTCACCTCGGTGCGATTCGATGTGGGCGTCCGGCAGGACGAGCTCCGTCGGGTTGAAGAGCTTTTTCATCACACCGGAGTCGATCTCGACGAGGAGATGAGTATCCACGTTCGGGTTCGGTTGGCTCACTCGCAGGAATTTGCGTCGCCCGAGTTGACGCCCCGCGCCTCTCAGAAACACGTCGCTGACCATCGTCGAGAGGGCGATAAACCGCTCCTTCTGCTCCGCTGATAGCCCACGAATTCCTTCGGCACTGATCGCCTCGTATGCATCGAGGACCAGCTCGAAGCGTGGCGCCGCTCCGGCGTTCGCGAATGCCTCATAGCTCTCGCGATGAAAGAACACGCGCCGCCGGACCGCTGCATTGCGACGCTCCGGTGGGGCGAGTGTCCCTCCGTCGGAAAGAAGCACGGGCAAGCTGAGACCAGCGAGCTCGCCGTCCTTGCCACCGAGCTCCTCGATCTCTTCCTCCGAGTCGTCCCGATGGCTCTGGATGGCGAAGCGCGTGTGAAGCGAATCGAGCTTGGGCGCCACCGAGAACGCCGGGTCCAGACTCCGCAGGGCGCGCCAGACGGGAGCGTCCGGAAGATCGTCATCGACAAACGGAATCTCGTAGAAGTGATTCCTGAGCAACCAGCCATAGTCGCCCGAACGGCGCCGAACGACGTCGCACGCAGGGACGCGCTCCATCTCGAGGTTGAAATGCCCTAGGCCGCCCGTGACCATCCGGTAGAGCCACGCCCAGAGGAGCCGCGGGCTGAGGTGAACCGCAGGGTCTAACGACGCGCGCTTCAGCAAGCTCGTCAGCGTCTGGCGCACCTGCGGCTGACGCATCGCCTCGAGGTTGAAGTGTACCGAGCAAACCTGCCGCGCGGGACAGGTCTCGCAATCCTTCCACTTCTCGAAGAGCAGAG
This genomic window contains:
- the dptG gene encoding DNA phosphorothioation-dependent restriction protein DptG, which produces MAVDAVWIDTVLATEDIAERETLSIDGVDCTLPAGRTRRRNDWQRRVLDDILPDSPNADAPEKTPNQIIYNLTDLQQADETLSDALAPHGELAPLRPLFLFETKGKASIPVAFHVLATKAVSRPIKSRSFTDRTFLLLMRDDGGTLDVELLKRFLEYFRAPIAALDLAQQTVLQRLQPDWSADEHHSFVPPDGPPVTPFLPKAGRLLRRDIGRLLDAGLGHAEFFQYVNRLLALHLGLYQSRLAAVLNPSVDAILQELASPGSVSVADVARMEQGDHFKYRFEGSLWAQAPAGGVWRSVGSKSRPYQAYRDAELELVKLHYTLLLLNRIRELARDYLMNADRYDSSSAENVTRLPSEVVRRIHEDEGFRRFMDRGMQALAVRFVLNQVAGTSRDRSLEEVRSAQSGGHALKRLYHRYDRESSPSSSTTRAWKQGAQVLRLLLSARGSDLLQIRRGVGAYFEIGAGLLPLLLITTIEPGRQKLPVHRFWSELEGYGIGLEAEEREGVLDRLKAMGLFERFSDAGTASYVRSMLLQRHREDRA